The following proteins are encoded in a genomic region of Syngnathus acus chromosome 22, fSynAcu1.2, whole genome shotgun sequence:
- the tnika gene encoding TRAF2 and NCK interacting kinase a isoform X1, with product MASDSPARSLDEIDLSALRDPAGIFELVELVGNGTYGQVYKGRHVKTGQLAAIKVMDVTGDEEEEIKAEINMLKKYSHHRNIATYYGAFIKKNPPGIDDQLWLVMEFCGAGSVTDLIKNTKGNSLKEEWTAYICREILRGLTHLHQHKVIHRDIKGQNVLLTENAEVKLVDFGVSAQLDRTVGRRNTFIGTPYWMAPEVIACDENPDATYDFKSDLWSLGITAMEMAEGAPPLCDMHPMRALFLIPRNPAPRLKSKKWSKKFQLFIESCLVKSHGQRPSTEQLLKHPFIRDLPNERQIRIQLKDHIDRTKKKRGERDETEYEYSGSEEEDEERDTGEPSSIINIPGESTLRRDFLRLQLANKERSEAQRRQQLEQQQNEEHKRLLLAERQKRIEEQKEQRRRLEEQQQRERELRKQHEREQRRRYEEMEQLRREEERRHAEREQEYIRRQLEEEQRQLEILQQQLLQEQALLLEYKRKQVEEQRQAERLQRQLQQERAYLVSLQQQQQQQQQQQEGRQAEKKQLYHYKDVVHPNDKPAWAKEVPPQAQVQRGNPPRSNLRHHQSFNQAPLCSSPAAHHGQPRAQIPRRTPSVGGQILRIALDPEVPLDPGLKREISQQVRELRAQNRSQRKRSPTGVKEDAKAPRNPEKEASGPVPLRQSKSPGRPLSAPSHADISDVLTKAPAQVQKLVEERSKLNRQSSPALQPKVSNRISDPSLPPRSESFGSGGMQAARTPPTHRPVEPQMAHLVPVKTHSSSMSGSQSLQDQTGGALSEGMVLRPDIPRQNSDPTSDIQSPPLCIAERDRDRSRLREEDLPPKLRESQSIPPRTTSISPALVRKNSPNGGVCSGPRTGSQLIRASNPDLRRSELSLDAMLQRTSSNSSSSSSPSSQGGSVERRGQSRQETSPLGANQEARSKQEEGRESSRPSRPASYKKAIDEDLSALAKELRELRVEEGNRPPVKVTDYSSSSEESESSDEDGEPVGHDGTVAVSDIPRIMPAVQSSGESYGGLSEGPEPYSNSKDGTLVMREAEEKRRGSHAESNGFGNHGNHGNLPDLVRQSSSPTAPPTALQELGDMPEFGLGGCKASFTPFVDPRVYQTSPSDENENSAAAMFASELLRQEQARLNEARKISVVNVNPTNIRPHSDTPEIRKYKKRFNSEILCAALWGVNLLVGTENGLMLLDRSGQGKVYNLITRRRFLQMDVLEGLNVLVTISGKKNKLRVYYLSWLRNRILHNDPEVEKKQGWITVGELEGCVHYKVVKYERIKFLVIALKNSVEIYAWAPKPYHKFMAFKSFAELQHRPQLVDLTVEEGQRLKVIYGSSLGFHVIDVDSGNPYDIYIPSHCAKETKIQSQVTPHAIVVLPKTDGMEMLLCYEDEGVYVNTYGRITKDVVLQWGEMPTSVAYIHSNQIMGWGEKAIEIRSVETGHLDGVFMHKRAQRLKFLCERNDKVFFASVRSGGSSQVFFMTLNRNSMMNW from the exons ATGGCGAGTGACTCCCCGGCTCGGAGTCTGGATGAAATTGACCTGTCTGCTTTGAGG GACCCTGCTGGCATCTTTGAGCTTGTGGAGCTGGTAGGAAATGGCACCTACGGCCAAGTGTACAAG GGTCGCCATGTTAAGACAGGCCAGCTGGCAGCCATCAAGGTCATGGATGTCACCGGG gatgaggaagaagagatCAAAGCGGAAATCAACATGCTGAAGAAGTACAGCCACCACCGCAACATCGCTACCTACTACGGAGCGTTCATTAAGAAGAACCCCCCAGGGATCGACGACCAGCTATGG CTGGTCATGGAGTTCTGCGGCGCCGGCTCGGTGACGGATCTGATCAAGAACACCAAGGGCAACTCTCTGAAAGAGGAGTGGACGGCCTACATCTGCCGAGAGATCCTCAGG ggCCTGACTCATCTCCATCAGCACAAGGTCATCCACCGAGACATCAAGGGACAGAACGTCCTGCTGACGGAGAACGCCGAGGTCAAACTAG TGGACTTTGGCGTTTCGGCCCAGTTGGACCGCACGGTGGGAAGGAGGAACACGTTTATCGGGACGCCGTATTGGATGGCGCCGGAGGTGATCGCCTGCGACGAGAACCCCGACGCCACGTACGATTTCAAG AGCGATTTATGGTCACTGGGCATCACGGCCATGGAGATGGCTGAAGGAGCGCCGC CCTTGTGTGACATGCACCCCATGAGAGCCCTCTTCCTCATCCCGCGGAATCCCGCGCCAAGACTCAAGTCAAAGAAATG GTCGAAGAAGTTCCAGCTGTTCATCGAGAGCTGCCTGGTGAAGAGCCACGGCCAGAGGCCCAGCACTGAGCAGCTCCTCAAGCACCCGTTCATCAGGGACCTGCCCAACGAGAGGCAGATCCGCATCCAGCTCAAGGACCACATCGACCGCACCAAGAAGAAGCGAGGCGAGAGAG ACGAGACCGAGTACGAATACAGCGGCAGCGAGGAAGAGGACGAGGAACGAGACACGGGTGAACCCAG CTCCATCATCAACATCCCCGGCGAGTCGACCCTGCGGCGGGATTTCCTGCGCCTGCAGCTAGCCAATAAGGAACGCTCGGAGGCGCAACGACGGCAGCagctggagcagcagcagaacgAGGAGCACAAGCGCCTGCTGCTGGCCGAGAGGCAGAAGCGCATCGAGGAGCAGAAGGAGCAGCGGCGCCGCCTGGAGGAG cagcagcaacgcGAGCGCGAGCTGAGGAAGCAGCACGAAAGGGAGCAGAGGAGGCGATACGAGGAAATGGAGCAGCTCCGTAGAGAGGAGGAGCGGCGGCACGCCGAAAGAGAACAG GAGTATATCCGTAGGCAGCTGGAAGAGGAGCAGAGGCAGTTAGAGATTCTCCAGCAGCAACTTCTACAGGAACAGGCGCTTCTGCTG GAGTACAAGCGCAAGCAGGTGGAAGAGCAGCGGCAGGCCGAGCGTCTGCAGAGGCAACTCCAGCAGGAACGGGCCTACCTGGTCtcgctgcagcagcagcagcagcagcaacagcagcagcaggaggggCGGCAGGCGGAAAAGAAACAGCTCTACCACTACAAAGACGTCGTCCATCCCAACGACAAGCCGGCCTGGGCTAAAGAG GTGCCACCGCAAGCACAGGTTCAGCGCGGTAACCCGCCCCGCTCGAACCTGCGCCATCATCAGTCATTCAATCAAGCGCCTTTGTGCTCGTCCCCGGCGGCCCACCACGGCCAGCCCCGAGCTCAAATCCCTAGACGCACGCCGTCCGTGGGCGGCCAGATCCTCCGCATAGCGCTCGACCCCGAGGTGCCCCTCGACCCGGGGCTAAAGCGGGAGATAAGTCAGCAGGTCAGAGAGTTGAGGGCTCAGAACCGCAGTCAGAGGAAGCGCAGCCCGACCGGCGTCAAGGAAGACGCTAAGGCGCCTCGTAACCCCGAGAAAGAAGCTTCCGGTCCCGTGCCGCTCAGACAGTCCAAGTCCCCAGGCAGGCCCCTCTCTGCTCCCAGTCACGCTGACATCTCAGATGTTCTTACTAAGGCCCCAGCGCAGGTCCAAAAACTG gtggAGGAGAGGTCAAAGCTGAACAGGCAGAGCTCTCCGGCACTGCAGCCTAAAGTGTCGAACCGGATCTCCGacccttccctccctccccgaTCCGAGTCCTTTGGTAGCGGCGGCATGCAGGCCGCCCGAACTCCACCCACCCACCGTCCCGTTGAaccccag ATGGCCCACCTGGTTCCGGTCAAGACGCACTCCAGCTCCATGTCGGGTTCTCAGTCCCTGCAGGACCAGACGGGAGGCGCTCTGAGCGAGGGCATGGTCCTCAGGCCCGACATCCCCCGCCAGAACTCCGACCCGACTTCTGACATCCAAAGTCCGCCACTTTGTATCGCCGAGCGAGATCGGGACAGGAGCCGGCTAAGAGAGGAAGACCTGCCGCCCAAGCTCCGAGAATCCCAATCG ATCCCTCCGAGGACCACCTCCATCTCCCCAGCCTTGGTCAGGAAGAACTCCCCCAATGGCGGTGTCTGTTCTGGGCCTCGAACAGGATCTCAGCTTATACGAGCAAG TAACCCAGATCTGCGCCGTTCCGAGCTCTCCCTAGACGCCATGCTGCAAAGAACTTCCTCCAACTCGTCGTCGTCTTCCTCGCCCTCGTCCCAAGGAGGCTCGGTGGAGAGGAGAG GTCAGAGCAGACAGGAGACCTCGCCGTTGGGAGCCAATCAGGAGGCCAGATCCAAACAGGAGGAGGGCCGCGAATCAAGCCGACCCAGCAGGCCCGCG AGCTATAAGAAAGCCATAGATGAG GACCTCAGCGCTCTGGCTAAGGAACTGCGAGAGTTGAGGGTCGAGGAGGGGAACCGGCCTCCGGTTAAG GTGACGGACTATTCGTCGTCCAGCGAGGAGTCGGAGAGCAGCGACGAAGACGGCGAGCCTGTGGGACACGACGGCACCGTGGCCGTTAGCGACATCCCTCGTATCAT GCCAGCCGTGCAAAGCAGCGGCGAGTCTTACGGAGGACTGAGCGAGGGGCCGGAGCCTTACAGCAACTCCAAAGATGGCACGCTGGTCATGAGAGAG gCCGAGGAAAAGAGGCGAGGCAGCCACGCCGAGAGCAACGGGTTTGGGAATCACGGTAACCACGGCAACCTACCCGACCTGGTGCGGCAGAGCAGCTCGCCCACAGCCCCGCCCACCGCCCTGCAGGAGCTGGGAGACATGCCCGAG TTCGGTCTTGGCGGTTGCAAAGCGTCCTTCACCCCGTTTGTGGACCCCCGCGTCTACCAAACGTCCCCGAGCGACGAAAATGAGAACTCAGCAGCTG CCATGTTTGCCAGCGAGCTGCTGCGGCAGGAACAGGCCCGCCTCAACGAAGCCAGGAAGATCTCGGTGGTCAACGTCAACCCCACCAACATCCGACCGCACAGCGACACGCCCGAGATCCGCAAGTACAAGAAGCGTTTCAACTCGGAGATCCTTTGCGCCGCGCTCTGGG GTGTGAATCTGCTGGTGGGGACGGAGAACGGCCTCATGTTGCTCGACCGAAGCGGCCAGGGAAAAGTTTACAACCTGATCACCAGGCGGCGTTTCCTTCAAATGGACGTGCTGGAGGGCCTCAACGTGCTCGTCACCATATCGG GGAAAAAGAACAAGCTGCGCGTTTACTACCTGTCCTGGCTGAGGAACAGAATACTGCACAACGACCCGGAAGTGGAGAAGAAGCAAGGCTGGATCACCGTCGGGGAGCTGGAAGGATGCGTGCATTATAAAGTTG TGAAGTACGAGAGGATCAAGTTCCTGGTGATTGCCCTGAAGAACTCGGTGGAGATCTACGCCTGGGCCCCTAAGCCCTACCACAAGTTCATGGCCTTTAAG TCGTTCGCCGAGCTGCAGCATCGTCCTCAGCTGGTGGACCTGACCGTGGAGGAAGGCCAGAGGTTGAAGGTCATCTACGGCTCCAGCTTGGGCTTCCACGTCATCGACGTCGACTCGGGCAACCCGTACGACATCTACATCCCGTCACAC tgcGCCAAAGAGACCAAG ATTCAGAGCCAGGTGACGCCGCACGCCATCGTGGTGTTACCCAAGACGGACGGCATGGAGATGCTGCTGTGCTACGAGGACGAGGGCGTCTACGTCAACACTTACGGCAGGATCACCAAAGACGTTGTGCTGCAATGGGGGGAAATGCCCACCTCTGTtg CTTACATCCACTCCAATCAAATCATGGGCTGGGGCGAGAAAGCCATCGAGATCCGCTCGGTGGAGACGGGCCACCTGGACGGAGTCTTCATGCACAAGAGGGCCCAGAGACTCAAGTTCCTGTGCGAGCGCAATGACAAA GTGTTCTTTGCATCGGTGCGCTCAGGAGGCAGCAGTCAAGTGTTTTTCATGACCCTCAATAGGAACTCCATGATGAATTGGTga
- the tnika gene encoding TRAF2 and NCK interacting kinase a isoform X2 has protein sequence MASDSPARSLDEIDLSALRDPAGIFELVELVGNGTYGQVYKGRHVKTGQLAAIKVMDVTGDEEEEIKAEINMLKKYSHHRNIATYYGAFIKKNPPGIDDQLWLVMEFCGAGSVTDLIKNTKGNSLKEEWTAYICREILRGLTHLHQHKVIHRDIKGQNVLLTENAEVKLVDFGVSAQLDRTVGRRNTFIGTPYWMAPEVIACDENPDATYDFKSDLWSLGITAMEMAEGAPPLCDMHPMRALFLIPRNPAPRLKSKKWSKKFQLFIESCLVKSHGQRPSTEQLLKHPFIRDLPNERQIRIQLKDHIDRTKKKRGERDETEYEYSGSEEEDEERDTGEPSSIINIPGESTLRRDFLRLQLANKERSEAQRRQQLEQQQNEEHKRLLLAERQKRIEEQKEQRRRLEEQQRERELRKQHEREQRRRYEEMEQLRREEERRHAEREQEYIRRQLEEEQRQLEILQQQLLQEQALLLEYKRKQVEEQRQAERLQRQLQQERAYLVSLQQQQQQQQQQQEGRQAEKKQLYHYKDVVHPNDKPAWAKEVPPQAQVQRGNPPRSNLRHHQSFNQAPLCSSPAAHHGQPRAQIPRRTPSVGGQILRIALDPEVPLDPGLKREISQQVRELRAQNRSQRKRSPTGVKEDAKAPRNPEKEASGPVPLRQSKSPGRPLSAPSHADISDVLTKAPAQVQKLVEERSKLNRQSSPALQPKVSNRISDPSLPPRSESFGSGGMQAARTPPTHRPVEPQMAHLVPVKTHSSSMSGSQSLQDQTGGALSEGMVLRPDIPRQNSDPTSDIQSPPLCIAERDRDRSRLREEDLPPKLRESQSIPPRTTSISPALVRKNSPNGGVCSGPRTGSQLIRASNPDLRRSELSLDAMLQRTSSNSSSSSSPSSQGGSVERRGQSRQETSPLGANQEARSKQEEGRESSRPSRPASYKKAIDEDLSALAKELRELRVEEGNRPPVKVTDYSSSSEESESSDEDGEPVGHDGTVAVSDIPRIMPAVQSSGESYGGLSEGPEPYSNSKDGTLVMREAEEKRRGSHAESNGFGNHGNHGNLPDLVRQSSSPTAPPTALQELGDMPEFGLGGCKASFTPFVDPRVYQTSPSDENENSAAAMFASELLRQEQARLNEARKISVVNVNPTNIRPHSDTPEIRKYKKRFNSEILCAALWGVNLLVGTENGLMLLDRSGQGKVYNLITRRRFLQMDVLEGLNVLVTISGKKNKLRVYYLSWLRNRILHNDPEVEKKQGWITVGELEGCVHYKVVKYERIKFLVIALKNSVEIYAWAPKPYHKFMAFKSFAELQHRPQLVDLTVEEGQRLKVIYGSSLGFHVIDVDSGNPYDIYIPSHCAKETKIQSQVTPHAIVVLPKTDGMEMLLCYEDEGVYVNTYGRITKDVVLQWGEMPTSVAYIHSNQIMGWGEKAIEIRSVETGHLDGVFMHKRAQRLKFLCERNDKVFFASVRSGGSSQVFFMTLNRNSMMNW, from the exons ATGGCGAGTGACTCCCCGGCTCGGAGTCTGGATGAAATTGACCTGTCTGCTTTGAGG GACCCTGCTGGCATCTTTGAGCTTGTGGAGCTGGTAGGAAATGGCACCTACGGCCAAGTGTACAAG GGTCGCCATGTTAAGACAGGCCAGCTGGCAGCCATCAAGGTCATGGATGTCACCGGG gatgaggaagaagagatCAAAGCGGAAATCAACATGCTGAAGAAGTACAGCCACCACCGCAACATCGCTACCTACTACGGAGCGTTCATTAAGAAGAACCCCCCAGGGATCGACGACCAGCTATGG CTGGTCATGGAGTTCTGCGGCGCCGGCTCGGTGACGGATCTGATCAAGAACACCAAGGGCAACTCTCTGAAAGAGGAGTGGACGGCCTACATCTGCCGAGAGATCCTCAGG ggCCTGACTCATCTCCATCAGCACAAGGTCATCCACCGAGACATCAAGGGACAGAACGTCCTGCTGACGGAGAACGCCGAGGTCAAACTAG TGGACTTTGGCGTTTCGGCCCAGTTGGACCGCACGGTGGGAAGGAGGAACACGTTTATCGGGACGCCGTATTGGATGGCGCCGGAGGTGATCGCCTGCGACGAGAACCCCGACGCCACGTACGATTTCAAG AGCGATTTATGGTCACTGGGCATCACGGCCATGGAGATGGCTGAAGGAGCGCCGC CCTTGTGTGACATGCACCCCATGAGAGCCCTCTTCCTCATCCCGCGGAATCCCGCGCCAAGACTCAAGTCAAAGAAATG GTCGAAGAAGTTCCAGCTGTTCATCGAGAGCTGCCTGGTGAAGAGCCACGGCCAGAGGCCCAGCACTGAGCAGCTCCTCAAGCACCCGTTCATCAGGGACCTGCCCAACGAGAGGCAGATCCGCATCCAGCTCAAGGACCACATCGACCGCACCAAGAAGAAGCGAGGCGAGAGAG ACGAGACCGAGTACGAATACAGCGGCAGCGAGGAAGAGGACGAGGAACGAGACACGGGTGAACCCAG CTCCATCATCAACATCCCCGGCGAGTCGACCCTGCGGCGGGATTTCCTGCGCCTGCAGCTAGCCAATAAGGAACGCTCGGAGGCGCAACGACGGCAGCagctggagcagcagcagaacgAGGAGCACAAGCGCCTGCTGCTGGCCGAGAGGCAGAAGCGCATCGAGGAGCAGAAGGAGCAGCGGCGCCGCCTGGAGGAG cagcaacgcGAGCGCGAGCTGAGGAAGCAGCACGAAAGGGAGCAGAGGAGGCGATACGAGGAAATGGAGCAGCTCCGTAGAGAGGAGGAGCGGCGGCACGCCGAAAGAGAACAG GAGTATATCCGTAGGCAGCTGGAAGAGGAGCAGAGGCAGTTAGAGATTCTCCAGCAGCAACTTCTACAGGAACAGGCGCTTCTGCTG GAGTACAAGCGCAAGCAGGTGGAAGAGCAGCGGCAGGCCGAGCGTCTGCAGAGGCAACTCCAGCAGGAACGGGCCTACCTGGTCtcgctgcagcagcagcagcagcagcaacagcagcagcaggaggggCGGCAGGCGGAAAAGAAACAGCTCTACCACTACAAAGACGTCGTCCATCCCAACGACAAGCCGGCCTGGGCTAAAGAG GTGCCACCGCAAGCACAGGTTCAGCGCGGTAACCCGCCCCGCTCGAACCTGCGCCATCATCAGTCATTCAATCAAGCGCCTTTGTGCTCGTCCCCGGCGGCCCACCACGGCCAGCCCCGAGCTCAAATCCCTAGACGCACGCCGTCCGTGGGCGGCCAGATCCTCCGCATAGCGCTCGACCCCGAGGTGCCCCTCGACCCGGGGCTAAAGCGGGAGATAAGTCAGCAGGTCAGAGAGTTGAGGGCTCAGAACCGCAGTCAGAGGAAGCGCAGCCCGACCGGCGTCAAGGAAGACGCTAAGGCGCCTCGTAACCCCGAGAAAGAAGCTTCCGGTCCCGTGCCGCTCAGACAGTCCAAGTCCCCAGGCAGGCCCCTCTCTGCTCCCAGTCACGCTGACATCTCAGATGTTCTTACTAAGGCCCCAGCGCAGGTCCAAAAACTG gtggAGGAGAGGTCAAAGCTGAACAGGCAGAGCTCTCCGGCACTGCAGCCTAAAGTGTCGAACCGGATCTCCGacccttccctccctccccgaTCCGAGTCCTTTGGTAGCGGCGGCATGCAGGCCGCCCGAACTCCACCCACCCACCGTCCCGTTGAaccccag ATGGCCCACCTGGTTCCGGTCAAGACGCACTCCAGCTCCATGTCGGGTTCTCAGTCCCTGCAGGACCAGACGGGAGGCGCTCTGAGCGAGGGCATGGTCCTCAGGCCCGACATCCCCCGCCAGAACTCCGACCCGACTTCTGACATCCAAAGTCCGCCACTTTGTATCGCCGAGCGAGATCGGGACAGGAGCCGGCTAAGAGAGGAAGACCTGCCGCCCAAGCTCCGAGAATCCCAATCG ATCCCTCCGAGGACCACCTCCATCTCCCCAGCCTTGGTCAGGAAGAACTCCCCCAATGGCGGTGTCTGTTCTGGGCCTCGAACAGGATCTCAGCTTATACGAGCAAG TAACCCAGATCTGCGCCGTTCCGAGCTCTCCCTAGACGCCATGCTGCAAAGAACTTCCTCCAACTCGTCGTCGTCTTCCTCGCCCTCGTCCCAAGGAGGCTCGGTGGAGAGGAGAG GTCAGAGCAGACAGGAGACCTCGCCGTTGGGAGCCAATCAGGAGGCCAGATCCAAACAGGAGGAGGGCCGCGAATCAAGCCGACCCAGCAGGCCCGCG AGCTATAAGAAAGCCATAGATGAG GACCTCAGCGCTCTGGCTAAGGAACTGCGAGAGTTGAGGGTCGAGGAGGGGAACCGGCCTCCGGTTAAG GTGACGGACTATTCGTCGTCCAGCGAGGAGTCGGAGAGCAGCGACGAAGACGGCGAGCCTGTGGGACACGACGGCACCGTGGCCGTTAGCGACATCCCTCGTATCAT GCCAGCCGTGCAAAGCAGCGGCGAGTCTTACGGAGGACTGAGCGAGGGGCCGGAGCCTTACAGCAACTCCAAAGATGGCACGCTGGTCATGAGAGAG gCCGAGGAAAAGAGGCGAGGCAGCCACGCCGAGAGCAACGGGTTTGGGAATCACGGTAACCACGGCAACCTACCCGACCTGGTGCGGCAGAGCAGCTCGCCCACAGCCCCGCCCACCGCCCTGCAGGAGCTGGGAGACATGCCCGAG TTCGGTCTTGGCGGTTGCAAAGCGTCCTTCACCCCGTTTGTGGACCCCCGCGTCTACCAAACGTCCCCGAGCGACGAAAATGAGAACTCAGCAGCTG CCATGTTTGCCAGCGAGCTGCTGCGGCAGGAACAGGCCCGCCTCAACGAAGCCAGGAAGATCTCGGTGGTCAACGTCAACCCCACCAACATCCGACCGCACAGCGACACGCCCGAGATCCGCAAGTACAAGAAGCGTTTCAACTCGGAGATCCTTTGCGCCGCGCTCTGGG GTGTGAATCTGCTGGTGGGGACGGAGAACGGCCTCATGTTGCTCGACCGAAGCGGCCAGGGAAAAGTTTACAACCTGATCACCAGGCGGCGTTTCCTTCAAATGGACGTGCTGGAGGGCCTCAACGTGCTCGTCACCATATCGG GGAAAAAGAACAAGCTGCGCGTTTACTACCTGTCCTGGCTGAGGAACAGAATACTGCACAACGACCCGGAAGTGGAGAAGAAGCAAGGCTGGATCACCGTCGGGGAGCTGGAAGGATGCGTGCATTATAAAGTTG TGAAGTACGAGAGGATCAAGTTCCTGGTGATTGCCCTGAAGAACTCGGTGGAGATCTACGCCTGGGCCCCTAAGCCCTACCACAAGTTCATGGCCTTTAAG TCGTTCGCCGAGCTGCAGCATCGTCCTCAGCTGGTGGACCTGACCGTGGAGGAAGGCCAGAGGTTGAAGGTCATCTACGGCTCCAGCTTGGGCTTCCACGTCATCGACGTCGACTCGGGCAACCCGTACGACATCTACATCCCGTCACAC tgcGCCAAAGAGACCAAG ATTCAGAGCCAGGTGACGCCGCACGCCATCGTGGTGTTACCCAAGACGGACGGCATGGAGATGCTGCTGTGCTACGAGGACGAGGGCGTCTACGTCAACACTTACGGCAGGATCACCAAAGACGTTGTGCTGCAATGGGGGGAAATGCCCACCTCTGTtg CTTACATCCACTCCAATCAAATCATGGGCTGGGGCGAGAAAGCCATCGAGATCCGCTCGGTGGAGACGGGCCACCTGGACGGAGTCTTCATGCACAAGAGGGCCCAGAGACTCAAGTTCCTGTGCGAGCGCAATGACAAA GTGTTCTTTGCATCGGTGCGCTCAGGAGGCAGCAGTCAAGTGTTTTTCATGACCCTCAATAGGAACTCCATGATGAATTGGTga